DNA from Triticum aestivum cultivar Chinese Spring chromosome 7D, IWGSC CS RefSeq v2.1, whole genome shotgun sequence:
ACCGTTATTCTCGTTATCTCACAGAAGGGTGATAGTAGTAAGCTATTTCCATGTGATGACCCAGGTGAAAATGCTGCTAGTCATGATCAACCTTTGCTCCTGTCGTTCGTAAAAATCTATACTGCAGTGAACGGTGTGTTTGCGGTCATCAAGAAATTTTCTTGGTCCATTGCCGGAACCAAAGGGcacaaaaccaatttttttctttAGACACCGGTACAAAGAAGATCAGTAGGAGTAATATTTATTAATATCATATAGATAGAAAGGTCCGAATGACCTGTTTTATTCTTCATGGCATACTTATTGCATATTTCAGTTGCTTCCATAGCACATGTCTAGTGGAAACAAATACAATACATACTACTAAAATaccgcaagatgaaattattttTTCTCCAGCAGAGCCTTAAACGTAATTGGAAATGTAAACTGGGGTGGACCGTAGTAAAACGCAGCGGCTGTCAGCTTGGCAGCCCTATCTGTCATGAACTCCGGGTCCCAGAACCAGTAACCATCTGGGTTGTAGCAGTACGTCCAGTCCGGGTAGCCCCTCTGGCTGCAGGAGTCCCGGGTATTCATTAGCCCTGCACATCACACAACATAACAATTAAACAATGAAACAAACCACTATTTAATGAATATTGGACACATGTGTGTTGGTAGATAGTGGAATTCAGCTCCCATATTGGGGTGTCCTGTGGTAAATATGGCATTGGTGGTTGGTTAATTTTCAACAGAAGAAAGAGTATCAGTTGTTAGTTTACTGTACTACGTACCATAATTTGCTGGGTTGGCGAAGACGGCTGTGGTGAAGCCGTAGAAGTCGCCGATGGAGTAGGAGAGGCCCGACTTCTTGGACGCGAGGCTGGCCATGAGGGGTTTGAGGGCAGTGTCAAACGCAATGGCGTTTTTGTCAACGCACTTGTTGCAGATATTGTAATAGGTCTGCCCACTAAGGCCGACGTTGACGATGGCGATCTTCCTGGCACCCATGTCGTAAAGGGACGTGAGGGCTTCCCCATACTGGGCGATGAGTTCCTGGATCTCGGTATGTGCCCACACATCTGAGTCCTGGACATTCACCATTGGGTCGACGTCCTGGCTGCCGatgccaaggaggaagacagaCTTGGACAGTAGGTCGCGTACTTTGGCATCGCTGCCCAGCTTGGCCTCCATCTGGGTCCTAGTTGCCTTGAAGTGCCCCAGTTGTTTCGGCAACGAGATGGATCGCTCTCCGTTCTGCATGCAAGCATCTCTCATTTCTTCTCTTATTTCAAATGTTGGTAATTTAGTGCTAGTGCAAATGAAGTGCAATGGGTTGCCTTACAGTAGAAATTCTGATACCGGCAGCCGCGGAGGCGTAGTTCGCTCCCCACATGTTGAGCCTGCCACCCAATGACATGTAAGCTGGAGGGCTCTCCTGGAAGCCCATGGATGTCGCTGGACACCATGAAATGAACCAACATTTAGAATATATTTTTTCTGGAAAACAAGGTTAAAACCCACGAGCTTTCGCACCATTGTGATGCACAAAGCCACAATTGAAACCTAGACAAGCAGTGAGTAGAGAGTATGTGTATGGGGCGTTTTGGCACGCACATACCGATTGTGTCAGCCAAGTTGGCCCCGTTGCTGAACCTGCCGCTGCAAGATCGGGAGACTTGAGGGGAGTACCCCTCCTCTGTTTCGACCTGTGGCAAGTATGCATTGTTGCCGACGTCCAGTGCCCCATCTCCGAACACGAACATGGCAGGCGGCGGCACGGGCTTCGCCGGCTTTACCTCGTCGTCTATTTTTTTCACCATGACATGCATTTGTATGTCAGTAGAGCCCTTACCCAAAAGGCTATCAACAAACAATTAAGAAACATGATTGAATACGTACGGCAAAATGTCCTGCAGTCGGGGCAGAGGACGATGCACTGCTGGGGGCACCGGTCGGGGCAGGTGCTCGTGCACCCAGGCCGCTTGCCGTCGGTGTCCTTGCATGTGACATTCCTAGGTGGAATGATCTCCCCCTCCCCCTCGTAACCGCCTTGGGAGCCTGGGGATGGGTACGAGCTTGGGGACGGGTAGGAGTCCGGGGACCCAGGGGACGGGTAGGAGCCCGGGGAGCCTAGGCATGGGTAAGAGCCCGGGGAGCCTGGG
Protein-coding regions in this window:
- the LOC123170497 gene encoding GDSL esterase/lipase At1g29670; the protein is MAAPVSLVRIGLLCLLAMSASAQYPSSPSSPDSYPSPGSPDSYGSPDYPDSYGSPDSPDSYPSPGSPGSYPSPGSYPSPGSPGSYPCLGSPGSYPSPGSPDSYPSPSSYPSPGSQGGYEGEGEIIPPRNVTCKDTDGKRPGCTSTCPDRCPQQCIVLCPDCRTFCHDEVKPAKPVPPPAMFVFGDGALDVGNNAYLPQVETEEGYSPQVSRSCSGRFSNGANLADTIATSMGFQESPPAYMSLGGRLNMWGANYASAAAGIRISTNGERSISLPKQLGHFKATRTQMEAKLGSDAKVRDLLSKSVFLLGIGSQDVDPMVNVQDSDVWAHTEIQELIAQYGEALTSLYDMGARKIAIVNVGLSGQTYYNICNKCVDKNAIAFDTALKPLMASLASKKSGLSYSIGDFYGFTTAVFANPANYGLMNTRDSCSQRGYPDWTYCYNPDGYWFWDPEFMTDRAAKLTAAAFYYGPPQFTFPITFKALLEKK